From the Candidatus Rokuibacteriota bacterium genome, one window contains:
- a CDS encoding type II toxin-antitoxin system prevent-host-death family antitoxin — translation MRSAGIREARQNLSALIEEVRRGREVLLTDRGRPVARLVPPPRTSARPFSSHRRFRAGIRLQGPPLSQTVADEREDRV, via the coding sequence ATGCGATCGGCGGGCATCCGCGAGGCACGCCAGAACCTCTCGGCGCTCATCGAGGAGGTGCGCCGGGGCCGGGAGGTGCTGCTCACCGACCGCGGACGGCCGGTCGCGCGGCTCGTCCCGCCGCCGCGAACGTCGGCACGTCCCTTCTCCAGTCATCGTCGCTTCCGGGCCGGAATCCGGTTGCAGGGCCCACCGCTCTCGCAGACCGTGGCTGACGAACGTGAGGATCGAGTCTAG
- a CDS encoding type II toxin-antitoxin system VapC family toxin: protein MRIESSPVYLDSSALAKIYVSEPESEALEAALVGRRDLIVSDLVVTELTSAVARRLRDGQLRPAAARRLYRRMLHDVEAGEFQRAEVSAAMHREAERLLLVLGARLVLRAADALHLALASIAGARVLVTFDRRMAAAAAAVGAFELPATAKP from the coding sequence GTGAGGATCGAGTCTAGCCCGGTCTACCTCGACAGCAGCGCGCTGGCCAAGATCTACGTGAGCGAGCCCGAGAGCGAGGCCCTGGAAGCCGCGCTCGTCGGCCGCCGCGACCTGATCGTCTCGGACCTGGTTGTCACGGAGTTGACGTCCGCAGTCGCCAGACGCCTGCGCGATGGTCAGTTACGCCCGGCCGCCGCGCGCCGCCTCTACCGGCGCATGCTTCATGATGTAGAGGCTGGCGAGTTTCAACGGGCCGAAGTCAGCGCGGCCATGCATCGCGAGGCCGAGCGGTTGCTCCTGGTCCTCGGCGCCCGGCTGGTGCTTCGCGCTGCCGACGCGCTGCACCTTGCGCTGGCCTCGATCGCGGGCGCGCGCGTTCTGGTCACCTTCGACCGCCGCATGGCGGCCGCCGCGGCGGCCGTGGGGGCGTTCGAGCTCCCAGCGACCGCGAAACCTTAG